A DNA window from Streptococcus sp. LPB0220 contains the following coding sequences:
- a CDS encoding branched-chain amino acid aminotransferase: protein MTVSLDWENLGFSYMKLPYRYLAYYRNGAWEKGELTEDATLHLSESSPSLHYGQQAFEGLKAYRTKDGSVQLFRPDQNAKRLQRTADRLLMPQVPVDMFVDACKAVVKANEEYVPPYGTGATLYLRPLLIGVGDIIGVHPADEYIFTIFAMPVGNYFKGGLVPTNFLIQDEYDRAAPHGTGAAKVGGNYAASMLPGKIAHDRNFSDVIYLDPATHTKIEEVGSANFFGITANNEFVTPLSPSILPSITKYSLLYLAEHRLGMTPIEGDVFINELDRFVEAGACGTAAVISPIGGVQHGDDFHVFYSETEVGPITRKLYDELTGIQFGDVEAPEGWIVKVD, encoded by the coding sequence ATGACAGTATCACTTGATTGGGAAAACCTTGGCTTTTCATATATGAAATTACCTTATCGCTATTTGGCATATTATCGCAATGGAGCTTGGGAAAAAGGGGAATTGACAGAAGATGCGACTTTGCATTTGTCCGAATCTTCTCCAAGTTTGCATTACGGTCAGCAAGCCTTTGAAGGGTTGAAAGCCTACCGTACAAAAGATGGAAGCGTCCAATTGTTCCGTCCAGATCAAAACGCTAAACGTTTGCAACGCACAGCAGATCGGTTGCTGATGCCTCAAGTACCTGTTGACATGTTTGTAGATGCTTGTAAGGCAGTGGTAAAAGCCAATGAAGAGTATGTTCCACCATATGGTACAGGAGCTACCCTTTACCTTCGTCCACTTTTGATTGGGGTTGGTGATATTATTGGTGTGCATCCAGCAGATGAGTATATCTTTACCATCTTTGCCATGCCTGTCGGTAACTATTTTAAAGGTGGTTTGGTCCCAACGAACTTCTTGATTCAAGATGAGTATGACCGTGCTGCACCACATGGTACAGGGGCTGCAAAAGTTGGTGGGAACTACGCAGCTAGTATGTTGCCAGGTAAGATTGCGCATGATCGTAACTTCTCTGACGTGATTTACCTCGATCCAGCGACTCACACCAAGATTGAAGAAGTTGGTTCTGCAAACTTCTTTGGTATCACTGCTAATAACGAATTTGTGACGCCATTGAGTCCGTCTATTTTGCCATCGATCACCAAGTACTCTTTGCTTTACTTGGCAGAACACCGTCTTGGTATGACACCAATTGAAGGGGATGTCTTTATTAATGAGCTGGATCGCTTTGTAGAAGCAGGAGCTTGTGGTACCGCAGCTGTCATCTCTCCGATCGGAGGTGTTCAACACGGTGATGACTTCCATGTCTTCTATTCTGAAACAGAAGTAGGTCCTATCACACGTAAGCTCTATGACGAGTTGACCGGTATCCAATTTGGCGATGTCGAAGCGCCAGAAGGATGGATTGTCAAAGTCGATTAA
- a CDS encoding DUF2969 domain-containing protein, translating to MSKKDKKIEIQIVDSKVTVGKDTFDGFTLSIGKKTIGEIADMGGQFAIIKNGNVDSLYKKLEKAVEILIENYNLNK from the coding sequence ATGAGTAAAAAAGATAAGAAAATTGAGATTCAAATCGTTGATAGTAAAGTAACCGTCGGAAAAGACACTTTTGATGGATTCACTTTGTCCATTGGCAAGAAAACGATTGGTGAAATTGCAGACATGGGTGGGCAATTTGCCATTATCAAAAATGGAAATGTGGATTCTCTTTACAAAAAACTTGAAAAAGCCGTTGAAATTTTGATAGAAAATTATAATTTGAATAAATAA